A stretch of the Parus major isolate Abel chromosome 15, Parus_major1.1, whole genome shotgun sequence genome encodes the following:
- the KNTC1 gene encoding kinetochore-associated protein 1 isoform X1: MWNDIELLLNDDTGQLPVGLGHECGTALYQVDTLLQITSSEKVSVNPQLHAHSSRDGSIIVVDRSVALLDSTGLSLLMNIQFDTNVDVVGMCQDKQFLVVGERSGSLHLIHVPSKQTLLTKILVEQSPSEKTYLSLFFVKDIADAGVYHMFILTSNGCFCIMCVPLGKTQEAIEKMDMTTAKQLQGQIKTTFIATGEHHSLGCQDFVISNSVNKIHLIIGGKGDYVLSKWEVDPTNALVSAQSFVDSSLIQGAAKLQVLDNQLFVLDTENILSMWDIYSLTLIWDWPLIHIEEFLLTTESDSSQVTWQELANVKLIIMTLPDDKQMRSVMVFTLPTMQQLYSLEVSLVSSLVQSGICTDTIYFLEGIHEKHQMPSEDPVSIVVMRSLTEALPENRLSRLLHKHKFTEAENFAIQFGLDVELVYKVKANTILEKLASASLGSHGQEALLDLGNEAKENLQKIQDNQFVVNYCINAPWPLYETTREMLNYAKIRILKKDNRTNAPPSDGAPVSIAEVLRAQARLTTFCEAFGLEKFSGIAWTEFLNNEDMFKIIVFQLEEGNLACAQYLWLRHQADFESSFDEKMLKDLLNAIHFTAPLKELCVWLKNFVIPFSKSAVPDGQKILAKWLEQAARNLELTDKANWPENGLQVAEIFFTSKNQGELGVTAFGKWTPLRCGDCEEIKRLKKLVNDLQELRNLYRKYNCRLAFCDFEKENATTIVFRMLDKILAPELVPSILEKCIKPYLCEHNLQKDELLLQYVKDLLERCRTRSISVFETAWEAKAVAVIGCISDTDLKFDAVLQIMHGAVVPWSAAVELLVKQHLEMNHVKVKLLQESYRLMEMKKLLRAYGIRDTNLLKDKQMIMRLVRYILKQDTPTCLEDALKIVEAYMLPTGEVYFLRMMDLIDKERGEESLTLLKSLPLAKAEEVAERLTLWGRLALQNRADDPEEEKTQMFMTKTLVEVLKYWFSIQKDNPVKKCECEENLKMFETLATLQKYFDIFLSDEEYRNPSLISALLEDHISSYERVRSASKSRNVQAVNCNSKCGKPKSPTTESRLYRLALLLRVSEHELGEKLALRALGDGKVEVAVNICREFYENSWNGNTGKLLFAVCQRLCHMLGADVPMITPDGMDLPAVIHELAGQAATLCSPDLVLDCLELCKYTSLAKEIYGQCQMDNYEFTAETTSSGGDKDPYKEWTYDDFFKEDGIVLDPQTSLPVAYELTSALLPIYVGKLYPLESQSLAHRTFMEGHNFLLPVGSPFSAAVQNLLECSQFQLALQLTVCAFGSCLQHGISNTSDLALSEKSHESDLLLTETRSFLIAMKQRSSSVIRTSVLNLLHKVFNSRVIDQNLALGYCTILPKEEMFTKLWEIINNSWQNYRRVSAVALVGAELADQYGEEEEKKKFQELVIDAEWGTQIGKFGISFETVFRQPPIRKKELIRVLVQNPEVDTDLILNYCSTFMLDSDAALQLCIETLLLQNSNNVEDDSAESSEKQPHSTLLARALKIIPLLSSTKDLVMSLSGILYKLDPYDYETLEIVLRVIQSADEKNTSIQLSQALSLLKHLKSYTRISPPVDLEHQYVLEQMIALSPAAHTRLPFHLLFFRTAQCFWNIISAELSEETFPTLLLISKLMKVSLDTFHMSAVRHVFEKKLKPKILKMRTSGCTSVVNKETVKTVQALQSYLLSIVNPEWAVAMAHKIAQEFPTGPDHVQALKFCLYLAEKWLKSTTAEDEQHEKAEVLQRNLHLQYKRAATENVLIANNLNTGEHLKSIGKPANLIVLLYEHHSIDQRFQNPAGRDYPDIHGAAKEIAEINNLDMNKICDKLLTKWLCPSTPPPGKTQEIFGDVQEDEELRRVIYLLQSHPMDYSSRMLFAITASDTSPFGDTQLTFAHRTRAFRCLLYLADTDTVESLFKKPIEKVKYFLKCCIYLAEFETLNIAYTYESFHKSPKEGMIKGLWKNHSHEPRAVRLVTELSLEYKVYDPQLWNGLLQKLLGFNMIQYLRRVLVAITGIPSLWEQIPSFSRAWRNVVLSPFLTASCPPSPKQLQECRECFVILLRCPVLADLDMVGIAKQYTQLDLPAFALGCLLVIPHSEGREQQIQGLLSTCKKETVLQQLDEHMDTGELVAFASQISSLVLDSIINEKLYEQFWKSKYYPLLKQHLINTHRIKELVDYFVKNNCLDDAKALIQEYQEKCGNPALADVSASHLLQMYLNGSKGSCVLEVP; the protein is encoded by the exons ATACTAACGTGGATGTAGTGGGTATGTGTCAAGACAAACAATTCCTTGTGGTTGGTGAGAGAAGTGGTAGTTTACATCTTATTCACGTCCCATCAAAACAAACCTTGCTAACAAAG ATTTTGGTTGAACAATCTCCAAGTGAAAAGACTTACTTAAGTCTCTTTTTTGTTAAAGATATTGCAGATGCAG gtgTTTATCACATGTTCATTCTCACAAGCAATGGATGCTTCTGCATTATGTGTGTCCCACTTGGTAAAACACAGGAAG caATTGAGAAGATGGATATGACTACAGCAAAGCAA TTACAAGGACAGATAAAGACAACCTTCATTGCCACAGGAGAGCATCACAGCCTGGGCTGTCAGGATTTTGTGATCAGCAACTCAGTGAACAAAATCCATTTGATAATCGGG GGTAAAGGTGATTATGTGCTCTCCAAATGGGAGGTGGACCCCACCAATGCCCTGGTTTCTGCTCAAAGTTTTGTTGATTCAAGTCTGATCCAAG gtGCTGCAAAACTTCAAGTCCTTGACAATcagctgtttgttttggatACAGAG aACATCTTAAGCATGTGGGATATTTATTCTCTCACTCTAATTTGGGATTGGCCTTTAATACATattgaagaatttcttctcacTACTGAGTCAGATTCCTCTCAAGTCACGTG GCAAGAGCTTGCCAATGTGAAACTGATCATCATGACATTGCCAGATGACAAACAG atgagAAGTGTAATGGTTTTTACATTGCCCACTATGCAACAGCTATATTCTCTGGAAGTGTCTCTTGTTTCTTCCCTTGTTCAAAGTGGGATTTGCACA GATACAATATACTTCTTGGAAGGAATTCATGAAAAGCATCAGAT GCCCTCTGAAGACCCAGTTTCTATAGTTGTGATGAGAAGTTTAACTGAAGCCTTGCCAGAAAATAG ACTAAGTCGTTTACTGCACAAACACAAATTCACTGAAGCAGAGAATTTTGCTATTCAGTTTGGACTGGATGTTGAG cttgTATACAAAGTAAAAGCAAACACCATTTTAGAGAAACTGGCTTCAGCTTCTCTTGGGAGTCATGGCCAGGAAGCCTTGCTGGATCTTGGCAATGAAGCCaaagaaaatttgcaaaaaattcag GACAACCAGTTTGTTGTGAATTACTGCATAAATGCTCCGTGGCCACTGTATGAAACCACCCGAGAAATGCTGAATTATGCTAAAATCAGA ATCTTGAAGAAAGATAATAGAACCAATGCTCCACCATCTGATGGGGCTCCAGTATCCATAGCTGAG GTATTGAGAGCTCAGGCAAGGCTTACAACATTCTGTGAAGCTTTTGGACTAGAGAAATTCAG TGGCATTGCTTGGACAGAATTCCTGAATAACGAGGACATGTTCAAGATTattgtttttcagctggaagaaggaaatttgGCTTGTGCACAGTACCTCTGGCTTAGGCATCAG GCTGattttgaaagcagctttgatgagaaaatgctgaaggaTTTACTCAATGCCATCCATTTCACTGCCCCTTTGAAGGAACTTTGTGTATGGCTTAAAAATTTTGTGATCCCCTTCTCAAAAAGTGCTGTGCCAGATGGACAG aaaatattagcaaaatGGCTGGAACAAGCTGCTCGAAACCTTGAATTAACTGACAAG GCAAACTGGCCTGAAAATGGACTCCAAgtggcagaaatattttttacaagtAAAAATCAAGGCGAACTGGGAGTGACAGCTTTTGGCAAGTGGACTCCTTTG AGGTGTGGTGACTGTGAAGAGATAAAGAGGTTAAAGAAGCTGGTAAATGATTTACAAGAATTGAGAAATCTGTACAGAAAATACAACTGCAGGCTGGCATTCTGTGACTTTGAAAAG gaaaatgCAACCACTATTGTCTTTCGCATGCTTGATAAAATTTTGGCACCAGAGCTTGTCCCATCAATTTTGGAGAAGTGTATTAAACCCTACCTGTGTGAGCACAACCTACAAAAAGATGAGTTGCTTCTACAGTATGTCAAG GATTTGCTGGAGCGTTGCAGGACACGATctatttcagtgtttgaaaCTGCTTGGGAGGCCAAGGCAGTGGCTGTCATTGGCTGCATCTCTGACACAGAT ctgaaatttGATGCAGTCCTGCAGATAATGCACGGAGCTGTGGTGCCATGGAGTgcagcagtggagctgctgGTCAAACAGCACCTGGAAATGAATCATGTCAA AGTGAAGCTACTGCAGGAAAGTTACCGACTGATGGAGATGAAGAAGCTTTTGAGAGCCTATGGGATAAGAGATACCAATCTTTTAAAGGACAAGCAGATGATAATG AGGCTTGTGAGATACATTCTCAAGCAAGATACCCCTACTTGCTTGGAGGATGCCTTGAAAATTGTGGAAGCCTACATGCTGCCCACTGGGGAAGTCTACTTCCTGAGGATGATGGACCTGATTGACAAAGAAAGG GGAGAGGAATCTTTGACTTTGTTAAAATCTCTGCCTCTTGCTAAGGCTGAGGAAGTTGCAGAGAGACTGACTCTGTGGGGAAGACTGGCGTTACAGAACAGAGCAGATGATCCTGAAGAG gaaaaaacgCAAATGTTTATGACTAAGACACTGGTGGAAGTTCTTAAATACTGGTTCAGCATTCAAAAAG ACAATCCCGTGAAGAAATGTGAATGTGAAGAAAACCTAAAGATGTTTGAAACACTTGCTACCCTGCAG aAGTATTTTGATATCTTTCTCTCAGATGAGGAATACAGGAACCCTTCACTGATATCTGCTCTTCTTGAGGATCACATAAGCTCTTATGAACGTGTCAGATCTGCATCCAAGTCTAGAAATGTGCAAGCAGTGAATTGTAATTCAAAATGTGGCAAGCCCAAAAGCCCTACTACTGAATCCAGGTTGTACAGACTGGCTTTGCTCCTGAGAGTCTCAGAGCACGAACTGGGAGAAAAATTGGCCTTGAGAGCCCTGGGTGATGGAAAAGTGGAAGTGGCTGTCAATATATGCAG GGAGTTCTATGAAAACAGCTGGAATGGAAATACAGGGaagctgctgtttgcagtgTGTCAAAGGCTTTGCCATATGCTGGGAGCTGATGTTCCAATGATCACTCCTGATGGGATGGATCTTCCAGCAGTGATCCATGAGCTGGCTGGCCAAGCAGCCACACTGTGCAGTCCAG atttaGTGTTGGATTGTCTGGAACTCTGTAAATATACTTCACTTGCCAAGGAAATTTATGGACAGTGCCAAATGGACAACTATGAATTTACAGCAGag ACAACATCTTCTGGAGGAGATAAAGATCCTTATAAAGAGTGGACATATGatgatttctttaaagaagatGGGATAGTCCTGGATCCTCAGACATCTCTTCCAGTTGCATATGAACTCACTTCTGCTCTTCTGCCTATTTATG tgGGCAAGCTGTACCCCTTGGAGTCTCAAAGCCTGGCACACAGAACATTCATGGAAG gaCACAACTTCCTGCTGCCTGTTGGAtctcccttctctgcagcagtgcagaacCTGCTGGAGTGCAGCCAGTtccagctggctctgcagctcacGGTCTGTGCCTTCGGCTCCTGCCTCCAGCATGGCATTTCAAACACCTCAGATCTGGCCCTGAGTGAAAAG TCACATGAGAGCGATCTGCTACTCACTGAAACCAGAAGCTTCCTCATAGCTATGAAACAGAGGAGCAGTTCAGTAATCAGAACCTCAGTCCTGAACTTACTACACAAG GTGTTCAACTCTCGTGTCATCGATCAGAACCTGGCCCTGGGCTATTGCACCATTTTGCCCAAGGAAGAGATGTTCACTAAGTTGTGGGAGATCATAAACAATTCCTGGCAGAATTACAGAAGAGTTTCG GCAGTAGCtctggtgggagcagagcttgCTGACCAATATggtgaggaagaagaaaagaaaaaattccaggaattgGTTATTGATGCAGAATGGGGTACCCAGATTGGTAAATTTGGt ATTTCTTTTGAGACTGTGTTTAGACAGCCACCAATAAGGAAGAAAGAACTCATAAGAGTGCTGGTACAAAACCCAGAAGTAGACACAGATCTCATCTTGAATTACTGCAG CACTTTCATGCTGGACAGTGATGCTGCACTGCAGCTTTGCATTGAAACCCTCCTGCTCCAGAACTCAAATAATGTTGAAGATGActctgcagaaagcagtgaGAAGCAACCTCATTCCACATTACTGGCTAGAGCactaaaaataattcctctgctgagcagcaccaaaGACCTGGTCATGAGCCTCAGTGGAATATTGtacaag CTGGATCCTTATGACTATGAAACTCTGGAAATTGTCCTGAGAGTGATCCAAAGTGCTGATGAGAAGAACACCAGCATCCAGCTGAGCCAG gCTTTGAGTCTCCTCAAACATCTGAAATCTTACACAAGGATTTCTCCACCAGTGGACCTAGAACACCAATATGTTTTGGAGCAGATGATTGCCTTGTCTCCAGCTGCTCACACCAGGCTGCCCTTTCACCTGCTGTTCTTCAGAACTGCCCAGTGTTTCTGGAACATTATAT ctgcagagctcagtgagGAAACCTTCCCAACCCTTCTGTTGATTTCCAAGCTAATGAAG GTTTCCCTGGATACCTTCCACATGTCTGCAGTTCGACAcgtctttgaaaaaaaactgaaaccaaAAATACTCAAAATGAGAACCAGTGGCTGCACCTCAGTTGTTAACAAGGAAACTGTCAAAACTGTGCAGGCACTTCAGTCCTATTTGCTGTCCATAGTCAATCCAGAGTGGGCTGTGGCCATGGCTCACAAGATTGCCCAGGAATTCCCCACAG gtcCTGACCATGTCCAGGCACTGAAATTCTGTCTCTATCTGGCTGAGAAGTGGCTGAAGAGTACTACAGCTGAG GATGAGCAACATGAGAAAGCAGAAGTCCTCCAGAGGAACTTACACTTGCAGTATAAGagagcagcaacagaaaatgtCCTGATTGCAAATAACCTGAACACTGGGGAGCATCTAAAATCTATTGGGAAACCAGCAAATCTGATTGTTTTACTGTATGAACACCACAGCATAGACCAGAGATTCCAAAATCCAGCTGGCAGAGATTATCCAG ATATCCATGGGGCAGCCAAGGAGATTGCTGAGATTAACAACTTGGATATGAACAAAATTTGTGACAAACTGCTGACCAAATGGCTGTGTCCAAGCACACCACCCCCAGGG aaaacccaagAAATCTTTGGAGATGTACAGGAGGATGAAGAACTCCGAAG GGTTATTTACCTACTTCAGTCTCACCCAATGGATTACAGTTCAAGAATGCTTTTTGCAATTACAGCATCTGACACATCT CCCTTTGGTGACACTCAGCTGACGTTTGCTCACAGGACCAGAGCATTCAGGTGTTTGCTCTACCTGGCAGATACTGACACTGTGGAATCACTCTTCAAGAAACCCATTGAGAAAGTCAA gtattttctgaagtgctgcatTTATCTGGCAGAGTTTGAGACCTTGAATATTGCATACACTTATGAATCATTCCACAAGAGCCCTAAGGAAGGCATGATTAAAGGGCTATGGAAGAACCACAGTCACGAACCCAGG GCTGTGAGACTGGTGACAGAGCTGAGTTTGGAATACAAAGTCTATGATCCCCAGCTCTGGAATGGCCTCCTACAGAAACTCCTGGGCTTCAATATG attcaGTATCTAAGAAGGGTTTTGGTTGCAATTACTGGGATTCCTTCATTATGGGAG CAGATTCCCAGCTTCAGCCGAGCCTGGCGCAATGTGGTCCTGTCCCCCTTCCTCACAG ccTCGTGTCCACCGAGTCCCAAACAGCTCCAGGAGTGCCGGGAGTGCTTTGTGATCCTGCTCAG GTGTCCTGTCCTGGCTGACCTGGATATGGTTGGAATTGCTAAACAATACACCCAGCTGGACCTCCCAGCTTTTGCCCTGGGGTGCCTTTTGGTCATTCCTCACTCTGAAGGGAGAGAGCAGCAAATTCAG GGTTTATTATCAACCTGTAAGAAAGAAACTGTGCTGCAACAATTGGATGAACACATGGACACTGGAGAATTGGTAGCATTTGCTTCccag ATCAGCTCTTTGGTTTTGGACAGTATCATCAATGAGAAGCTGTATGAACAgttttggaaaagcaaatattatcCACTGTTAAAGCAACACCTGATAAACACCCACAGAATAAAAGAGCTGGTGGATTATTTTGTCAAAAACAACTG CCTTGATGATGCAAAAGCCCTGATTCAAGAGTATCAAGAGAAATGTGGAAACCCTGCTCTGGCAGATGTCTCTGCCTCTCATCTTCTGCAG ATGTACCTGAATGGATCAAAGGGGTCTTGTGTCCTGGAAGTGCCATAA